A segment of the Ignavibacteriales bacterium genome:
ACGATTTCGCCATCGCTTCAGAGGATGTAAGTCCGCCTGATTTTGAAATCAGCAAGTCGGATGCATCCATTAACTCATGAATATTATTTACAAATCCGTAAATTGTTTCTGAAACATTTTCGGGAAATCGGAATGAGTTTATTTCCGATTGTAATTTTTCATTTTTCCCGCAAACAATAATGATGTTAAATTTTCTCTTCCCAAAGAGTGATACGGTGTCATTGATTTGCTTGATGATCTCCGTGACTTTACCCATTCCGTAACCACCCGATAGAACCAGAATCGTAAAATTATCCGGATCGATCTTTAATCTGTTGCGGACAAGTCTTTGATTTTCTTTTTGTTTGAATTCCGGCATCACCGGAATTCCACTGATGATTATTTTTTCTTCCGGAACATCCTTATCGGTTAACTGCCATGCCGATTCTTCGTGGTAAACAAAATATTTTTCGATTATCGGATCGACCCAAAGGCGGTGGACATCGAAATCTGTTGTTACCGCATAGAACGGTGCAGTGATTTCTTTCTTTTGTAGGAGATCAGAAATTGCAACATATGGCAGATAATGTGTGCAGATCACTGCGTCCGGTTGGAAATCTTTTAGCATCCGTACATATTTGTTGTAATTTAATTTGTCGAATGTTTTAACGATGCCGTGTTTTTTTAAATACTTCCGTTCCGATTGTTCATAAAAATATCCCCATAGTTCCGGCGCATGGTTCACCATTTGAACATAAGATTCGGTATAGATTTTCTTAAATAATTTCGATGTGAAATTCAAAACATCATGATGTTCGGTGTAGATTGGCAACTTCAACAGCGATGCCGTGCGATGCAGAGCTTCTGCTGCGCGGATATGCCCGGCACCACCGGAACATGATAAAATAAGAAATCTTAGTGGTTGAATATTTTTAGAAGAGATTTTATTAATATCTTCCTCAAGTAATAGAATGAGATATCAGTTGAAAGGATTAAGCTGCCCGGCTAGGAGTCGAACCTAGCTTTCCTTGATCCAAAGTCATACTTGCAGCATAAAATCATATCAATTTGAGCATAAATTTAGCTGAATCTTTTATCATTTCCAAAATCATAATAAGATTTTGGAAAAATTCCTGAGAATGAATTTCAATCGACTATCTCAACTGAATACAAACATTAACTGCACCCTAAGTGTTTATCTGTATGAGCATATAATGTAAGGGGATGCCATTGACGGTTATCGTTTGTGGATGAAATATTTATGTAGATAGCGTTGTGGATAGATCAAACTATTAAAGGTGCATTTGCAAATAGATCGATTCTTGATTACCAAATTGTAATTTCCTAACTTCATTAATCAATTGACCGTAAATTATAGCAGGAGTTTTTCTATCGTCCGGCATTATCAAGTCCGTAATATCGAAATAATCATCAAACAAAGTATACTTTATTCCATCATCACGCTGATGGTGCTTGGTCTTTATTTCTTTCTAGTTTACCTGACTGAATGGATTGGTGGTACGCATATTCAAGAAATTCATTTGCTCGGCATTATTGGTGCAGCTATCATTTTCCTCCCGATCAGGAATTTATTACAAAGACGCATCGATCGACTTTTCCACCGTGAGCAATATGATTCAACAGGTAAAATTGCCGATTTTGAAAAAGCCACAGAAGGGGTGTTCGACGAGGAAAAATTACACGGGGTAATATTCGATTTTCTAAACTCAATCTTTCATTTCAATTCATTCACATGTGTGAAACGCATAGATGATGATTTGTATCAATCATCTCATCATATGGGACACAGCCAAGGTATTGCAACTATTAAAATCAATCCGTCTAAGATACTCAAGGATTTATTGTCAAGGGGACGTCCATTTGATTACAGAAAGCTTGACAATAACATACCGGAATTGAATCAGCCTGATGCGGAACTTGTGCTTCCACGGGTTTCCCTTAACAAAATTCAAGGATTTTTCGTGTGTGGTCGAAAAAAATCCGGTAAAGAATATACACTTGAAGATATTCGGCTTCTCGGTGTACTCACTAATAGGGCAGCAGCACTATTCCATACAGCAGAACTCTATAACCGTGAACTTGAGAGACAGCTTGCCGTTGAGCATGAGCGTGGAAGAATTTCAAAAGATTTACACGACGACATTGGTTCCAGCCTGACACGTATAACTATGTTTAGTGAGTTGGCAGGATTAGAGTTAAACAAAATTAAAACGGCAGACGATTTCTCAACCGAACATGTAAAAAAACTTTCCTCCTTGCTCGAGGATATCTCTCATAATTCACGCGATATAATTGAAGCAATGAGTGACGTTATATGGTCAATCGATCCGAGAAACGACACGCTCGATAATCTGACCCTGCGGATGAAGAACTACATTACTCGCTTATTAGCGGCAAAGAATATATCGTACGATATTTCAATTGCACCTGAGCTGCTTGATCTGCAATTACCGATTGCATTCAAACGGCATATTTATCTCATATTCAAAGAGAGTCTGAATAATATCATCCGCCATTCACAGGCAACGAAAGTAACACTTTCAATTCAGCAAAAAGAAAAGACGCTCTTGATTTCCATTAGCGATAATGGTAAAGGATTTGATGCCGGACAAACATTTAGTGGAAGCGGTATTAAAAATATTCGCCAACGCACTCACTCACTTAATGGCAATATCAAGATAGTTTCCAAACCGTTAAGCGGAACATCAATAGTTCTTGAGCTAAAAATACCTTAAACAAGGGATTGTCTTTTGACAAATAATAGTTTATATAGATATATCTTAATTGAGGACAATGCAAATTGAAAAACCGATGAAAGTTATAATTATAGAAGATGACAAGGAGTTGCGGGAAACTTACGTACAGATAATAAGGGAAGTAAGCAATTTTTCCTGTGTTGGCGCTTTCAGCGATTGCGAATCGGCAATAGATTCTTTAGATGATGTAGTTCCTGATATAATTCTGATGGATATTGGATTGCCGGGTATGTCGGGCATTGAAGGAGCAAAAGTCATGAAGTCTCTTCATCCATCAATCGAGATTATCATGCTGACGATATATGAGGATGAGGATAAAATATTTCAATCGATTTGCGCCGGTGTTTCGGGGTATATATTGAAAAATTCTCGCCCCGCAGAAATTGTGCGTGCGATGAAGGAAATACACAATGGTGCGCCGATGAGCGCTCCAATTGCCCGACGTATTATGAGCTTTGTTCGACAATCAGCGCCGACAAAAGATAACGATTTCAATCTTACAACACGCGAAATAGATATCCTCCAGTTGATCGTAGAAGGAAACAGCGACAGGATGATTGCAGAAAAATTATTCATCAGCATTCATACAGTTAACTCTCATCTTAAAAGTATTTACGGTAAGCTCCACGTTCATTCCAAACCACAAGCGGTTTCAGCGGCTCTTAAACACCGTATAGTCTGAACCATATCTCTCATTTTCTTCATTAATCCTCATTTTTGGACAAAAATACCTTATTTAAGGGATTGACCCAAAGTAATATCTTTGGTATATATGTAAGTGTTTTGATCACAAAACACGGTAACATTCGTTCTAAATTGGAGGGCTGACGGAGGGTGTTGTTTGGACACCCTCCAAATATTTTAGCATAAGCATTTGTAATAGATTAATATGAACTAAGCATGTCTGAGCAAACGTGGTCGATATTTCTCATCAGATATTTTCGTCATCTGCGTTCGGGCATTCTCAATTCTGACTATTCTCGCTCATTCCATTTTACCCAAATTGAAAAATACCTTGTTTAAGGGATTGATTCTATTATTAATCTTGGGTATATACATAACGGTGTTTTATTGGGAACAATGTCATGGCAAAACGCGGAATAGGGATACAACTTTGCTTTTTGTAACTAATATATCTGAATAACTGTTAGGTTAGATAGCCAATTTAATTGTCAGCTTCTTAATAAACTAATATCAAAAGGAAAACCATAATGAATCTAAAAATAAAAATTATTATGCTTATCATTGCATGTTTTGGAACATACACTTCCTCAGATAGCGGAGTTAAATCAAAACGTAAAATTGTGCAATTCTATAAGCACGATTCGCAAAAGGGTATTCAGAATTTGCAATCCATTCTTAATCATAAATTAAATGTTACATGGAATGAGTCTAATAAAACACCGGCTTTCATCGGAGGGAAATTAACGGTGAAAGGATATGCAGCATCCTCAAATAAATCTGCTGATGGAATAAGATTTCTCTCTGAAAACAAAGAACTTTTTGGATTAAAAGAACCTGCAAAGGAACTGGAGGTCATCTCGAATATCACTGATGAATTATCAATGACACACGTGAAATATCAGCAAGTAATAAATGGAATAAAAATATTTCAGGGTCAGGTGATCGTTCATTTCAATTCCGATGGATCGATAGAATCTGTTAATGGAAGGTACTTCCCGACTCCCGAAATAAATACGATTCCGTCAATAAGCAAGGAAGCTGCAATCTCGACTGCTGAAAAAAGTTTGAAGCATTACAATCCAAAAAGTATATCGGCTGAGTTAATGATCTATTCGAAGGGAGTCCAATTATTTCTAGTTTATGCTGTAAAACTCCCGTCGTTTGAAACTCCAATGATGCTCGTGTTCGTTGACGCTCAGAACGGTAAAGTTATTAAAATTGATGACGGCATCAGGTATGATGGTCCCGCGGTTGGCACTGGTGTCGGATTGAATGGCTCGTCAAGATCTATCCATACATATCTTTCTGGCGGGAAGTATTATCTGATAGATGCAAGCTTGCCGATGTTTGTTCCACCGATAGATAGCTTCAAAGGTGTGGTTGATACATACGACGCACTAAACGATACAGCAGGTAACGGTTATTTAAGTGCCGGCAGAGTTAGCGATCCCAATGATGATAACATCTTTAATGACAACGAGCGTCTCAAGGCAACGGTTGACGCTCATTATTTCAGCCGGGATGTATATGAGATATTTAAATCCCGTTTCAGCAGAAACAGCTTAGACAATGCCGGTGGTTCGCTTATCAACGTTGTTCACTATAAAATTAATTTAAATAATGCCTTCTGGAATGGAATGTTCATGACGTACGGCGACGGTGACGGAGTAATGTTTTCAAATTTAGCCGGTAGTTTTGACGTGATTGCCCATGAGATGACTCACGGCGTAACAAATAAAACAGCAAATCTGATTTATGAACTTCAGCCTGGCGCTCTCAACGAAGCTGTTTCAGATATTTTTGCATCAATAGCCGATAGTACAAACTGGCTGATTGGTGAAGACGTTTACACTCCCGCGATTGTTGGCGATGCTCTCAGGAATATGCAAGATCCACACAACGGACATTTTTCGGCCGACCAGGAGTGGCAGCCGGCGCATATGAGTGAATTCGTTTTTCTTGCCAATGATGCTGATCATGATCACGGCGGTGTTCATATTAATTCCGGAATCATCAATAAATCTTTCTACAATCTTGCTTCGGTTATTGGTCATTCAAAAAGCGGATTGATCTGGTATAGAGCTTTGACTGTTTACTTGACAAACAACTCGCAATTTATTGATGCAAGAACAGCTTGTTTGAATGCCGCGAAAGATTTATTTGGCAGCGGATCGACAGAAGAAACTGCGGTTGGAAGTGCTTTTAGTGCTGTAGGAATAGGCAGTGATACCGGTTCTACATACGATCTGGTTTATGATGACGGTTCTTCCTCCACAGGCGTTTATGAATTGGATGCTAGTTGGGAATTGGCAGTTAAGTTTACACCGCCTGTTTCAAACGTAACAATTACAAATGTTAAAATAGAAATCACCGGTGATAACGCCGGCGGATCGGGGCATTTTACATTAAAAATGTATAATGCTAATGGGACAAACGGTTTACCGGGGACACAAATTATTACGCCTTATTCATATACGCCTGCACAAGTTGGTTGGCAATCATTCGATATTACAGGTGCGAATATTAAT
Coding sequences within it:
- a CDS encoding response regulator transcription factor, encoding MKVIIIEDDKELRETYVQIIREVSNFSCVGAFSDCESAIDSLDDVVPDIILMDIGLPGMSGIEGAKVMKSLHPSIEIIMLTIYEDEDKIFQSICAGVSGYILKNSRPAEIVRAMKEIHNGAPMSAPIARRIMSFVRQSAPTKDNDFNLTTREIDILQLIVEGNSDRMIAEKLFISIHTVNSHLKSIYGKLHVHSKPQAVSAALKHRIV
- a CDS encoding M4 family metallopeptidase, with amino-acid sequence MNLKIKIIMLIIACFGTYTSSDSGVKSKRKIVQFYKHDSQKGIQNLQSILNHKLNVTWNESNKTPAFIGGKLTVKGYAASSNKSADGIRFLSENKELFGLKEPAKELEVISNITDELSMTHVKYQQVINGIKIFQGQVIVHFNSDGSIESVNGRYFPTPEINTIPSISKEAAISTAEKSLKHYNPKSISAELMIYSKGVQLFLVYAVKLPSFETPMMLVFVDAQNGKVIKIDDGIRYDGPAVGTGVGLNGSSRSIHTYLSGGKYYLIDASLPMFVPPIDSFKGVVDTYDALNDTAGNGYLSAGRVSDPNDDNIFNDNERLKATVDAHYFSRDVYEIFKSRFSRNSLDNAGGSLINVVHYKINLNNAFWNGMFMTYGDGDGVMFSNLAGSFDVIAHEMTHGVTNKTANLIYELQPGALNEAVSDIFASIADSTNWLIGEDVYTPAIVGDALRNMQDPHNGHFSADQEWQPAHMSEFVFLANDADHDHGGVHINSGIINKSFYNLASVIGHSKSGLIWYRALTVYLTNNSQFIDARTACLNAAKDLFGSGSTEETAVGSAFSAVGIGSDTGSTYDLVYDDGSSSTGVYELDASWELAVKFTPPVSNVTITNVKIEITGDNAGGSGHFTLKMYNANGTNGLPGTQIITPYSYTPAQVGWQSFDITGANINGEFYVSAEYDGVNQPFVGADNPPGNQKAYEFNGSTWTQLISPNDYTLFMRATVTSLTGVVEIDSRIPEKFELAENYPNPFNPTTTIKYSIPEAQDIMVSVYDLKGSKIADIVDGFQSAGTYQVTWNGKNNLGESVSSGAYFYRLQSRNHIETKKLLLLK